The genomic window GTGCCCGGCGTGTTCGGCGATCACATCAAGCGCACGGTCCTCGTCGTCGTGGCGGCCGCTGAGATCGCCCAGCACCCACACCCGGTCTCCGGCGGGCACGGCGGCCAGGCCCGCCAGGATCAGGGCGTCGTGCTCGTCGACGTCGGAAAATCCCCGCAGCCCGGCCACAAAGCGGTGGCCGAGGTGCAGGTCAGAGGTGAACCACACCCGCATTATTGTTCGCCTGAGCTCTCCGAGGCTTGTGCCAGGGCCTGCTCAAAAAGCTCGACCGGCTGCGCGCCGGAGACCGCGAAGCGGCCGTCGAAGACGAAGAAGGGCACGCCTTGGACCCCCAGCTGGCGACCCATGGTGATTTCCTGCACGACGTCGGTGGCGTACTCGTCGGAGGCCAGCACCTCCTGGACGCGGTCCGCGTCCAGGCCCACCTGAGCCGCGAACTCCGTGAGCTCACCGTGGTCGGCGACGTTGGCGCCCTCCGTGAAATAGCCGTGCTTGACCACCGTGTCCCACTCGTTGCCCTTGCCCGCCGCGCGGGCGAGATGACCCACCCGGTGAGCGTCGAAGGTGTTCGCCACGACCGAGTCGCGCCACTGGAAATCCAGGCCGACGGCGGCGGCGCGCTCCGCCAGGCCGGAGTTCATCTGCTTCACCTCCGCCAGGCTCATCCCCTTGGAGCGGGCGAGGTACTCGGGGGCCTTCTCCGTCGGCTCCGTCGGCGCCGAGGGATCCAGCTGGAAACTGCGCCAGGTGATCTCCACGTCGTCGGCGCCGGCGAACTTCTCCAGGGCGAGCGCCAGATGCCGTTCGCCGACGGTGCAAAACGGACAAATGTAGTCGGACCAGATATCGATTTTCATACTTCCATCCAACACGACAACCCCTATTTCCATTCCCCACCAGGGCCGAGAAGTTGCGGACGCCTGCGCAAAAGAGAACACTTACAGGAATGTCCAACCAGACCAGTTATCCGGACGACCTCCACCCAGGGCTCGTCCCGGGCATCGGCGTCGATCAACAACGCAACCGCTTCGGACTCGATAAAATCAGTTTCGCCCTCACGGCGATCCTCATCCTCGCGTTCATCGCTTGGGGCCTGATCAACCCGGACTCCGTGTCCACCGTCTCCTCCACGATGTTCTCCTGGGCCATGGAAAACGTCGGCTGGCTGCTCAACATCGTGATGATCCTCGGCATCGTCGTGATGGTCATCCTGGCCTTCAGCCGCTTCGGCCGCATCACCCTCGGCCGCGACGACGAAAAGCCCGAATTCTCCCGCTTCTCCTGGGTCGCGATGATGTTCGGCGCCGGCATCGGCGTCGGCATCTTCTTCTTCGGCCCCTCCGAACCGCTGTGGCACTACCTCTCCCCGCCCCCGGAGACCGTCGACGCGGAGACCCCCGCCGCGCTGCACCAGGCCATGGCCCAGTCCCACTTCCACTGGGGATTGTCCGCCTGGGCACTGTATTCCCTGGTCGGCGGATCGATCGCCTACTCCATCTACCGCCGTGGGCGCGTCTCTTTGATCAGTTCGGTGTTCGCTCCCCTGCTGGGCGAAAACAACACGGGCGGGCCCGTCGGCAAGCTCATCGACATGCTCTCGATCGTGGCCACCCTCTTCGGCACCGCCGCGACCCTCGGCCTGTCCGCCATCCAGATCGGCGAGGGCGTGCGCATCGTCTCCGGCATGAGCCAGGTCGGCAACAACGTCCTGATCGTCATCATCGCGATTTTGTCGATCGCGTTCATCTTCTCCGCCGTCTCCGGCGTGGCCCGTGGCATCCGCTACCTGTCCAACGTCAACATCACGCTCACGCTGGCCGCCGTCGCCTTCGTGTTCCTGGCCGGGCCGACGCTCTTTTTGCTCAACCTGATTCCCTCCGGCACCCTGACTTACTTCGACGAGCTGCTGGCCATGATGGGCAAATCCCTGTCCTGGGGTGCGGAGACCGTCGAGTTCCAGGGCGCCTGGACCGCCTTCTACTGGGCGTGGTGGATCGCCTGGACCCCGTTCGTCGGCATGTTCATCGCGCGCATCTCCCGCGGCCGCACCCTGCGTGAGTTCGCCCTGGTGTGCATGGCGGTGCCCACCTTCATCCTCATCCTGGCCTTCACCGTCTTCGGCGGTGCGGCCATCGTCTTCAACCGCGAGGGCGTCGCCGGCTTCGACGGCAGCTCCTCCTCCGAGCAGGTGCTCTTCGACATGTTCGCTCAGCTGCCGCTGTCGCAGGTCACGCCGTTCATCCTCATCCTCATCCTGGCGATCTTCTTCGTCACTTCCGCGGACTCCGCTTCCACGGTGATGGGCACGATGTCCACGCGCGGCAACCCGACCCCGAACCGCTTCGTCGTGGTCTTCTGGGGCCTGTGCATGGTCGGCATCGCCATCGTCATGCTGTTGGCCGGCGGCGAGGACGCCCTGTCCGGACTGCAGAACCTGACCATCCTCATCGCCCTGCCGTTCTGTCTGGTGCTGCTGGGCATGATGGTCTCCTTCGTCAAGGACTTGAGCACCGACCCCTCCGCCATCCGCCGCACCTATGCCCGCACCGCCGTCGACAACGCCGTCGTCCGCGGCCTGGAGACGCACGGCGACGACTTCGAATTCGCCGTCGCCGAGGCCCCCGAGGGCCGCGGCGCGGGCGCGGACTTCGACTCCACCGCCGAGAACGTCACCGAGTGGTACCGCCGCAAGGACGAGGACGGCAACGACGTCGGCTACGACTACGAAACCGAAACCTGGTCCGACGGATGGGAGCCCAACCCGGACCCCAAGGAAGAAAAAACCACTCCCAAGGAGTAGTTCTGCACGCATGATCCTCGCGCTGGACCTGGGCACCTCGGGTGCGAAAGCCGCCCTCATCGACCCCGCCGACGGCTCCTACCACGGCGAGGCTTTCGAGCCGTACCCCACGGACACGGGCGCAGACGGCCGCGTCGAGCAACACCCCGCCGACTGGGTCGCCGCCGCCCGCGCCTGCGCCGCCCGCCTGCCCGGGGCGGACGCCATCGCGTTGACCGGCCAAATGCAAGATCTGATCTGTCTGGACGCCGACGGGTCGCCGATGGCCCCGGCCGTGTTGTACTCCGACACCCGCGCCCGCGCCGAGGCCGACGCCCTGCACCGCGCCCTCGGCGACTGGAACCGGATCACCGGCAACGAACAGTCCGCCACCTCGAATGCGGCGATGTTCGTGCGCGCGGGGCTCACGCCGGCGCGCATTCTGTTTTCCCCGTCCGGCTACCTCGCCCACCACCTCGGCCTGGGCGCGCACGTGGACTCCACCACCGCCTCCACGACGGGGCTCATCGACGCCGCCACCGGCGACTTCTCCCCCGCCGTGTGCCGGGTGGCGGGCGTCACCGCCGACATGCTGCCCGCGATCACCGACGGCCCGCTCGGTGAAGTCGACGGCGTCCCCGTGGTGCTCGCCCCCGGCGACGCCGTCGCCACCACCGCCGGCATCGTCGGCCTGGCTCCGGGCGACGACTACGTCTACCTGGGCACCTCCGGCTGGTACGCCTTCCTCGCCGAAAAAGACGTGGACCTGCCCGGCGCGGTACACCGCCTCGCCGCGCCGGGCGGGCGGCGGTTGCACATCGCCGCGTTGTCCTCAGCGGGCGCCCTCGCCGACTGGGGCCGGGAGAATCTGTTGGGCGGGGCCTCGCCCGCGGAGGCGGACGCGGTGCTGGCCACCGGTCCGCGCGCCCCGAGCGGGCTGCTCGCGCTGCCGAGTCTGAGCGGGGAGCGTTTCCCGGTGCGCGACGACGCGCTGGGCGCCGCGATCACCGGCATCCGCGCCACGACGACCCCGGCGCAGATGTACCGGGCGCTGCTGGAGTCCGTCGCGTTCGGGCTTTCCCACGCCATGGCCGAGGAGCCCGTCGACCGGCCCCTGCCGGTGGTCGGCGGCGGGGCGGCCTCGCGCCCGTGGTTGGAGATCCTGGCCGACGTCACCGGGCGTCCGGTGACCCGCGTGAGCACGGGCGGGGACGCCGCCTTGACCGGGGCGGCGCTCGTCGCCGCGGAGGCGCTGGGCCTGGAGCACGGGATCATGCCGCTGGGCCGCGGCGATGTCGACGCCGTCGCCCCCGACGCTGTGGCCCACGCGGGCTACCGGGGTCTGCGGGCACGGCATCGACGGCTGTATTCCGCTCTCGGTGATACGGCGGGCCCGCCAGAATGAATGTCTCCGCGCGCACTTGTTGCAGAGCTACCATGTGGCCGTGACTGTGCTGTTGGCCGTGCTTCCCCTGCTCGTGGTGATCGGGGCATTGTTGGCACGGCGGTCCACCCTGTCGGCGGCGGTGCTGGGTCTGCTGTCCGCGGTCGTGGTCGCGGCGACGGAGTTCGACCTGTCGTGGGCGAGCGTCGCTGAGCTGGCCGGGAGCTGGTGGCCGCTGGTGGTCGAGGTCATGGTGATCATCGGCGGCGGCGTGGCCTTCGCGGAAGCCGGGCGGCGCATGGGCGATCAAGCCAGGCTGTCGGAATGGCTGCGCCGTTGCCTGGCTCCGGGGTGGCGCCTGCCCTGGCGGTGGTGCACGGGGTGACCCCGCTGGCGGAATCACTGACCGGCTTCGGCGTCGGCGTGACCATCGCGGTGCCGCTGCTGATCGGCCTGGGCTATGCGGGACATAAGGCCGCCCCCATCGGGCTGCTCGGGTTGTGCGCGGTGCCGTGGGGGTCCATGGGGCCGGGCACGCTGATCGCCGCGGAACTGTCGGGCACCGGTTTCCGGGAACTGGGCGTGATGAGCGCCCTGCTCAGTCTCCCCGTGTTCCTGGGCGCGGGCGTCGCGGCCGCGCTCATCGCCGCCGAGCGCGGCGACCGGGCCCGGGCGGTCGGGCTGGCGGTGGCCTCCGGGCTGGTGCTGTGGGTGAGTGTGACGGTCGCCAACCTCGTCTTCGGCACTGCCCCGGCCGGGGCGGTGGGCGCCGCTGTGACCCTGGCGGTCCACCTGCTCGCCCACCGGCTGCGCCACGGCCGTCGCCTGGCTGTCTCCGCGGCCGAGCTGCGTGCCCTGGCGCCCTATGGCCTGCTGCTCGGTGGGGTGCTGGCGGCGTCGGTGACGGTGCGTGTCCTCGGGCTCGACGGCACCGGCTGGCGCTACCTGGCCTCCCCCGCGCCGTGGCTGGTTCTGACGGCCCTGTTCACGCTGCGCTCTTCGCTTGCCGACGTCGCGCCCACCGCGTCGCACGCGGTGCGCACGTGGGCGCACGTCGGCCCCGCCACCGCCTTGTTCATCCTGCTCGGGGCGGTGATGTCCGAATCCGGGATGTCGGGGCAAATCGCCGTGGCCCTGGCCGGGCTCGGCGGCGTCTTCCTGTTCTTCGTCCCCGTCCTCGGGGGCGT from Corynebacterium maris DSM 45190 includes these protein-coding regions:
- a CDS encoding DsbA family oxidoreductase; this encodes MKIDIWSDYICPFCTVGERHLALALEKFAGADDVEITWRSFQLDPSAPTEPTEKAPEYLARSKGMSLAEVKQMNSGLAERAAAVGLDFQWRDSVVANTFDAHRVGHLARAAGKGNEWDTVVKHGYFTEGANVADHGELTEFAAQVGLDADRVQEVLASDEYATDVVQEITMGRQLGVQGVPFFVFDGRFAVSGAQPVELFEQALAQASESSGEQ
- a CDS encoding BCCT family transporter, with amino-acid sequence MSNQTSYPDDLHPGLVPGIGVDQQRNRFGLDKISFALTAILILAFIAWGLINPDSVSTVSSTMFSWAMENVGWLLNIVMILGIVVMVILAFSRFGRITLGRDDEKPEFSRFSWVAMMFGAGIGVGIFFFGPSEPLWHYLSPPPETVDAETPAALHQAMAQSHFHWGLSAWALYSLVGGSIAYSIYRRGRVSLISSVFAPLLGENNTGGPVGKLIDMLSIVATLFGTAATLGLSAIQIGEGVRIVSGMSQVGNNVLIVIIAILSIAFIFSAVSGVARGIRYLSNVNITLTLAAVAFVFLAGPTLFLLNLIPSGTLTYFDELLAMMGKSLSWGAETVEFQGAWTAFYWAWWIAWTPFVGMFIARISRGRTLREFALVCMAVPTFILILAFTVFGGAAIVFNREGVAGFDGSSSSEQVLFDMFAQLPLSQVTPFILILILAIFFVTSADSASTVMGTMSTRGNPTPNRFVVVFWGLCMVGIAIVMLLAGGEDALSGLQNLTILIALPFCLVLLGMMVSFVKDLSTDPSAIRRTYARTAVDNAVVRGLETHGDDFEFAVAEAPEGRGAGADFDSTAENVTEWYRRKDEDGNDVGYDYETETWSDGWEPNPDPKEEKTTPKE
- a CDS encoding FGGY-family carbohydrate kinase, producing the protein MILALDLGTSGAKAALIDPADGSYHGEAFEPYPTDTGADGRVEQHPADWVAAARACAARLPGADAIALTGQMQDLICLDADGSPMAPAVLYSDTRARAEADALHRALGDWNRITGNEQSATSNAAMFVRAGLTPARILFSPSGYLAHHLGLGAHVDSTTASTTGLIDAATGDFSPAVCRVAGVTADMLPAITDGPLGEVDGVPVVLAPGDAVATTAGIVGLAPGDDYVYLGTSGWYAFLAEKDVDLPGAVHRLAAPGGRRLHIAALSSAGALADWGRENLLGGASPAEADAVLATGPRAPSGLLALPSLSGERFPVRDDALGAAITGIRATTTPAQMYRALLESVAFGLSHAMAEEPVDRPLPVVGGGAASRPWLEILADVTGRPVTRVSTGGDAALTGAALVAAEALGLEHGIMPLGRGDVDAVAPDAVAHAGYRGLRARHRRLYSALGDTAGPPE
- a CDS encoding L-lactate permease; translated protein: MAAPLPGSGVAPALAVVHGVTPLAESLTGFGVGVTIAVPLLIGLGYAGHKAAPIGLLGLCAVPWGSMGPGTLIAAELSGTGFRELGVMSALLSLPVFLGAGVAAALIAAERGDRARAVGLAVASGLVLWVSVTVANLVFGTAPAGAVGAAVTLAVHLLAHRLRHGRRLAVSAAELRALAPYGLLLGGVLAASVTVRVLGLDGTGWRYLASPAPWLVLTALFTLRSSLADVAPTASHAVRTWAHVGPATALFILLGAVMSESGMSGQIAVALAGLGGVFLFFVPVLGGVGGFITGSNSGANAMFAGPQAQAAAALGASVASATAAQNVSASLLTMSSPARIELAVRLCPDPPARRPVFVWTLGMAIPVILALSVLTVVLVG